From the bacterium genome, the window GCGCCTTACGCCCCCAGAAACCGCGCCACCACGGAACGCGCGCGGCCTTCGTCGCCCGTGCCGCGAACGATGACGCGCGCGTCGGGAAAGACAAGAAGCGTGAAATCCTCGACGCGCGCCTCCAGGTAGATGCCGCGCCGTTTCACCTCGCCCACGTTGGCAAGCCGGGCGGCCAG encodes:
- a CDS encoding thiazole biosynthesis adenylyltransferase ThiF, whose product is VLAPACVRNEFGFLEGRAASRATALCGRDAVQVLPADGAAWDLDTLAARLANVGEVKRRGIYLEARVEDFTLLVFPDARVIVRGTGDEGRARSVVARFLGA